The DNA segment GCGACCATGCGGATGTGATGCTGTATGTCGTCAATGCTGCAGAAGACCCGGCGGATGCGGGTTACTGGAGTGCCGAGATGAATATTCTGGCTTGGCTGAACAAGCCGGTCATTGTGCTGCTCAATCAGGTTGGCAGCGACACTACGCAAGAGCAGACGCTGCGTGATTTGCAGCGATGGCAGAAGGCGACGCAAAGCTTTCAGACCGTGGTGCGCGATGTTTTGGTGCTGGATGCCTTTACGCGCAGCTGGTGGCATGAACGCAAGATGATGCAGAGCATCGCGCCGCTGTTGCCGCAGGCCAAACAAGCTGCCTATCAGCGCTTGCTCGATCAGCGTGCCCTGCAGCAACAGCAGCGCGAGCAGGCCAGTCTTGAGGTCATGGTCACCCAATTGCTGGCTGCGGCCCGCTTGAATGAACAACTGGAGCCTGAACAAAGGATGCTGCTGGAGCGTGCCTGGCAGAGCCTGAGTCAGCTCACCAGCAAGCTGGGGAAGACGGCTGCAGATGAAGACCGTTTGAGCGCGCCCGCCAAAGCGGCGGTGCAACGCTCGATACAGAATCTGCGCCAAGCCGATGTGCAGGCCACTCAGCGCCTGCTTGAGATTCATCAGCTTGATGGCCAAGCCGCCAGTCAGATACAGGAGCAGCTACGTAGCCAGCTGAAGATCAATACGCCCGTAGATGCACAGGCCGCAAGCCTGTGGGGGGCACTGACGGCAGGCGCCGCCACAGGGTTGGGGGCTGATTTGATGGCCGGGGGCTTGACGCTGGGCGCCGGTGCCTTGGTGGGCGCACTGGTCGGTGCCATCACTTTTGGTGGTGCAGCATGGGGTGCGAATAAGGTGTTCGATCAGGAAAAGCAGAGTTTTCAGCTCTCGGCCGACTATCTGAATGCCACGGTCAGTCAGGTGCTGCTCAAGTACCTGCTGGTTTCGCATTTTGGTCGTGGCCGGGGCCGTTACACCAGCCCGGCAGTGCCGCAGCAGTGGAGCGTTCTGACACAAGCCGTGGTTCAGTCACAGGCTGAACAATGGGCGGCAATCTGGACGCTGGCGTGTGATGAAGCAGGGGCTAAACCAGCGACAGAAGCGACAACCGAAACAGCGGCTGAACTGCATCGCGCCACGCATGATCTGTTGCAGCAAAGCTTGCAGCAGATCATGACCAAGCTCTACCCTATGCTGAGTGATGAGGATGCGTTTAAAGGCGAGGAAAGCGCACCGTAAAACGCGCTCCGCCGCGATCTGATATACCAGCACTGACATTGCCGCCTTGCGAGGTGACCAAGGCCTTAACGATGGAAAGGCCCAGTCCCGAACCTTCTCTGCGGCGCTTTCCCGGTGCCTGCGCAAAGCGCTGGAAGGGGTTGGCCTGCAGGTCTGCGTCAAGGCCAGGCCCGGCATCGCTGACGCCGAGTGTGACCCAGTGCCGACCTTGTTGATCGGGCTCGGCGTAGACCTGAATGCCCAGCCAGTGGCCGCTGCTGGCGTGGCGCAGCACATTGCCGATCAGGTTGGTGGTGATCTGGCGCAGCCGGTCTGCATCGGCGCGAATGTCCGTGCTGCCGTCGCCGTCCTGCATGGGCAGATCCAGCGACAACGCCATGTCGAATTTTTGCAGCTGCGGGTGCAGTTCTTCCACCACTTCTCCAACCAGCGTTGCTAGGTCAATGCGCTCTTTGCGCAGGGACAGCTGCCCTGCATCAGCCATGGAGAGGGTGTGCAGATCGCCCACCAGTCGGCCTAGATGCTCCACCTGGGCCAGCAGCATCTTCATCTCAGATTGGCTGGTGTCGATCACACCGTCGCAGATGGCATGCAGTCTTGCCTGCAGAACGGTCAGGGGGGTGCGTAGTTCGTGGGAGATAGATGCTGCCGTGGCCAGTCGTTCAGCTTCAAATGACTCCAGCGAATCGACCATGCCATTGAAGGCATCGATCATCTCTGCCATCTCACCATGGGCATTGCCTTTGACTGCGCGGTAGCCCAGCTCGCCACGCTTCACATGGGTGGCGACTTCGACCATGGAGGCGAGTGGGCTGGTGATGCGGCGCGAAATCCAGAATCCCATGGCCATGCCGAATGGCAGACTCACAGCAAGACCGATAACCAGAGACCATTTCTCTCCAAAAAGGCGGTCGCCTTCCCAGTATTCAGAATAGATTTGTAAGGCTCTGGGGCTGTCTTCCAGATCGTGAGACTTCAGTGTTTCCAGCTCGGCCTTGATGGGGCTTGGTAGTTGGCGGTAGAACTCGCGGTACTGCAGCTCAGAAAACGCCAGTACGCCAATGGCCAGAGAGGCAATGGCCAGCAGGACCGCAGCAGTGATCCACAGGCCAAAGCGAACCCAGATGCGGTTCAGTCCCAGGGCCATAGACGGTAACCAATGCCACGCACGGTTTCGATTAGGCCGTCCTGGCCAGCCAGTTGCAGCTTGCGCCGGAGCTTGGAGAGGTGAGAGTCGATAACCCGCTCCAGCGCATCGCTTTCAGGCAGGCAATTTTCAATCAGGTAAGAGCGTGAAAAGCAGCGGCGTGGCTGGGCGGCTAGGCAGGCCAGAAGGCGAAACTCTGTGAGTGTGAGTGACAGCGAAACAGGATTGCCTTGATCGTCATAAACAGCGGCGCTGTGGGCTTCGACATCAATTTCGATGGGGCCGACGCGGATGGGGGCTGCGACTGGCGCAGGCTTGGCCTGTGTACGGCGCAGCACGGCACGCACGCGTGCTACGACTTCGGGGGGGTGAAGGGCTTGACCACGTAGTCATCCGCCCCCATGCGCAGAGCCAGCAGCTTGTCCACATCGTCAGCCAGTGCGGTGACCATGATGACCGGCACATCGCCGTCGCTGCGGATCATCTTCAGCACATCTACGCCATCGACCTTGGGCAGGTGGATGTCGAGCAGCACCAGATCGGGGCGCAACTGGCGAAAGCTCTGCAGCGCTTCTTCCCCATCATGCGCCATGCGAATGCGCAGGCCGTCGCGTTCCAGATAAGCGCTGAGTACACCGGCGATATTTGGCTCATCCTCGACGACGAGAACCAGCGGTGTCGAAGTGGGCTGAGAAAAGCTTGTCATGGTTTTGTGTGCAGAAAAGTCATGCATCTAGCGGACCCACTGAAACTTGTTATCCAGACATTATGGTCTCAGCGGCTGCAATAAGAAAATGCAGACCTATCTCCATAATTCCTCCATAAATCCTGCAATCAGGCGAAAACTTTTTACCGTTCAATGGCGAAATGGATAGTTGTTTCTGCCTTCCACGGGTTTTCTGGATGAGAACCCATAGCTTGATCTAGCAGCGCTGTGAAATCTCCCTTCCAAGCTTCGCGTCTTCGTCTCAGTAGTTTGTGCCTGTGCGCCATGTCATTGCTGGCAGGGTGCGCTGTGCCTATCGAGGTACGACTGGATTCGGCTGCACCAGCGCAGTGGCAGCAAGCATCTGCCAGAAAAACGAGTAATTCCGAGCTGGCGCAATGGTGGCGGGGCTGGAATGATCCGGCGCTGAATGCGCTGGTTGATGAGGCGTTGGCCGAGAATCTCGATGTGACTCAGGCCGTTTTGCGGTTGCGTCAGCAGCGCCTGCTGGCGGATACGGCGGGCTCGGCATTTCTTCCTGTAGTT comes from the Comamonas sp. 26 genome and includes:
- a CDS encoding DUF3482 domain-containing protein; the protein is MTDGHDLVLGDNSIQWCLLSHTNIGKTTLTRTLMADDVGEIADAAHVTCQSKRYLLQKTQQNDELWLWDTPGFGDSVRLYERLRQQGNPLGWFLSNVWDRWRDKPFYLSQRALLAARDHADVMLYVVNAAEDPADAGYWSAEMNILAWLNKPVIVLLNQVGSDTTQEQTLRDLQRWQKATQSFQTVVRDVLVLDAFTRSWWHERKMMQSIAPLLPQAKQAAYQRLLDQRALQQQQREQASLEVMVTQLLAAARLNEQLEPEQRMLLERAWQSLSQLTSKLGKTAADEDRLSAPAKAAVQRSIQNLRQADVQATQRLLEIHQLDGQAASQIQEQLRSQLKINTPVDAQAASLWGALTAGAATGLGADLMAGGLTLGAGALVGALVGAITFGGAAWGANKVFDQEKQSFQLSADYLNATVSQVLLKYLLVSHFGRGRGRYTSPAVPQQWSVLTQAVVQSQAEQWAAIWTLACDEAGAKPATEATTETAAELHRATHDLLQQSLQQIMTKLYPMLSDEDAFKGEESAP
- a CDS encoding cell wall metabolism sensor histidine kinase WalK encodes the protein MALGLNRIWVRFGLWITAAVLLAIASLAIGVLAFSELQYREFYRQLPSPIKAELETLKSHDLEDSPRALQIYSEYWEGDRLFGEKWSLVIGLAVSLPFGMAMGFWISRRITSPLASMVEVATHVKRGELGYRAVKGNAHGEMAEMIDAFNGMVDSLESFEAERLATAASISHELRTPLTVLQARLHAICDGVIDTSQSEMKMLLAQVEHLGRLVGDLHTLSMADAGQLSLRKERIDLATLVGEVVEELHPQLQKFDMALSLDLPMQDGDGSTDIRADADRLRQITTNLIGNVLRHASSGHWLGIQVYAEPDQQGRHWVTLGVSDAGPGLDADLQANPFQRFAQAPGKRRREGSGLGLSIVKALVTSQGGNVSAGISDRGGARFTVRFPRL